The Vitis vinifera cultivar Pinot Noir 40024 chromosome 8, ASM3070453v1 genome segment GCTTCCAATAAGACCTTGGATATATTCATTAGTTTACTTACCATATGTTGTTATATATGCTACCAAAGCGTAAGCTGGAAAAAacttagaaaagagaaaaggaggCACCGATTTTAAGTTTTAACCAATAGCATTATTGTCACTAATATATCTTGTACATGTCATATCATATAACCACTTTTAAATGCGCATGTATATTAGCTATGAAAGGCAAACTAAGACAATTAGATATTAATTAAAGCTATGAAAGGCAAACTAAGACaattagatattattttaattaatggtGCTTATATATGCCTGATTAAATGTAACTAAGAgtctatttgatagtgattttagaaagcgtttttcatatttttaatacttgaaattttttattatttaagtgttaaaaatgttagaaactcTTTTTAGAATTACTTTCAAATGCACtttaaaagtgtgtttgataatgattctgGAAAgcgtttttagtttttctaatacttaaaaaattttactttttaaatattaaaaatattagaaatacttctcaaaatcactattaaacacaCTCTATATGATTTTGGAAAGGTGTTTCACTCATAAGGTTGaatttttttggaatattttaatttattaatatttaaataagaaaataataataatctatgtcaaatccaaaaaaaaatgaaaaaaaaattacttgatatttataaattaatattgtaGTGTGTCACGAGTAGAAGATAAATCATAAACACTACGATTAccatataaatgatatattaatgaattatatctaatataatatataatatataatgtTATGCCTATATTTGGTTTATaaataagtttataaaaaaaatgttttgatatttgatatttattcaaaataaaaattatattaattgtgtCATAGTATTTGCTAGTAAAAAGAGTACTAGCATGTttagtattatttaaaaattattttacaatttataatttagtaAGTAGTTTCTCTTTATTAATaacatttatgattttaatatttaaaatttataaataaaaaatattatagtattttgttaaatatagaaaataatttgtatatattaagTAATACatgtaataatattattttatgatattatatatatatatattagtccTTTTTGAActatatatttaacttttttaattaaaattatttgctTGAAAAAATGagtaatatatagaaaattgatataaaatataaatttatatttcataagatatatatatatctcatatTTTAACTTATACATAAGAAAAAGTGCATAATACATGTCATTACTTATCTTGTCCAATTGAAGATGAGATATGATAattgatcaaataatttattttattttattatccatcaataaaatttattacattatttcatatatatttaatcCATTAAAAGCAAATGTAATTGTAGACCTAGCCGGAgacttttaagtttttttttttaaggattttatAACATTGGGAGGGTGTCTTCTCATCACCAGCAGCTGGCAGCACCCTAGGCAAATGGGGGGACCCCTTCCCGACACCTGAGACGAGCTGGTGGAGGCAGCAAGTCAAGATGGCCGGCCATGCTGGTGGTCAAAGATGCCATACTTGCTGAGGGGAGCAATAGTGGAGTCGGTAGTGGCTTACTGGTTCCGGGGGGGATCTTAGAGAGTGAAGTTGGTGCGAGAACGAAAAAAGAGGTCTTCGGAGGGGAGAGAAGTTTGCCTGAGGAAGAAAGAGTGCAGGTATGGTTTTCTGTTAAATGGATCTCTTTGCTTTCATATAGTTTCGGTTATGATTTTCTGGATTACTagtgtatatgtatatatttattctGATGTTTGAATGTGAGCCTTGTGGATTTTGTCATGTTCTTGTGGGATTTGAGCTCATTTGCTTTCGTTTTATGCTTAGCATGGCTTGGTCTTCAACCTGTTTTCAGagttctatttttgttttcagaCTTCCACTACCCATTTTACTCTGTTTTCCGCCATCATCCTTTCTCCAGTTGCTTATTTTCCCACCCATTCACCATTCCCACATTCTCTCACGTCCGTGCAACCCGCATGCTCCCCTCATGACATTCCCTTGCTCATCCTATCATGCATTTCCCACTCCCATGTTCATGCCATACTCACCACcatcttttctctctctacaccgtGTCATGCACCCATTTGTTTTCCTAAAAAGATCACAACCCCTGTTTTGTGCTCCATCACAGCCCATGCTTGTGCCACCACATAACCCTCGTTTTCACCCCCACTTTCATACCCATGCAACCAATCTTTCTCACCCTCTCATCACCCACTGAAGTGTATGGAAGTCGTGGTGATTTCCCTCCATCTCGCGTTGCCTAGGCTGTCCTCAGTCCGCGTGTTTTCCTGCGCGCTTGCTTCAGATTAAACTTCGTTCGTTGGCTTCTTTGAAGCCCTCTCAACTCGTGTTGTAGTTTATTGGATCAAAGCCCAAATCAGAGAGGAAGGCAAACCTGGGTTCTTGGGTACAAGTGTATGCCAAAGGGGAGGTGTAGGAGGGTGAATTTCACTAGTGGTGGTGTTCAGGAAGTGGGGTTTATTATTATCATAGGAGTGGGAGGATATGTGGGCATAGATCAACCTACAGGTATGGACATAAAAGTGGGCCTGAGCATGGGCATGAAACTGGGCCTGAGCCTGGGCATGAATGTGGGCCTGAGCATGGGTTTGAATATTGAAATGTGGCAAGTAGCCCGGATGCAACAACCAACTTTGCCTCCTGGAGGTTATAACCTCATGATGGGCTCAGGTGGTTATACTCTTTAGCAACCATATGGTAATGGCTACCATTAGGAATGCTATACACGTAATGGATGCCTATTATTTCAAGTGATTCCTATATTCCCAATTTATGCAATTTAATCCTTAAAGCCCTAATTTCTCGATATTCTTTCAAATTTCGATTTTCACACTAATTTATTTGATCACTATTAccattatttcattattatttgtttatttctaaAATCCGATCTTTAAACATATcttcaaaaattccattttttaaaaaaaaatttaatttgctAATTCCGAAGATTCCCATACTcgctttaatttatttaatcataaatattttattcatttattttaaaactccatttttaatctattctttaaaattcccgATTATCGGATTAAATTCCGAAAATTCCCATactcactttaatttatttaatcataaatattttattcatttattttaaaactccatttttaatctattctttaaaacttccgatttcaaaaattccaatattcacattaatttatttaattattattattttatttatttattctaaaattccatttttaaacaattcattaagaTTTCCACTTCcgctaattccaaaattccaacattcacattaatctatttaattattattattattattttattctaaaatttcactttaaacaattccaaaattccaacattcacattaatctatttaattattattatttcaattatttattttgaaattccattttaaacaatccttcaaaattccaatttctgaacttaatttccaatttccaaacttctaatttctttcaaatttaatatccaaaatttcaattcttaaatttaattcccaagactccaattaTCAGATAATCTTTgggacttcaattttcaaataaatttcaaaaatccagttttcactcgaacagttttaattccactttgattttcaaataatcttatttttctcttaattttatataagcatgaatgtcattttcataatttcggaacaatggaatttgtgagattaattcgtgcaagatcaatcgggctttggtgggggccccacatacgtgattttatgattgatttatttatttattgatttgttaGTCACGCGCGATTAATTTATTCCACTCTATGGCATGCATGTGATCATTCTGTGTTTATTCACTAACCCCattccatgatagcgcattgttgTTTGCTGCCCAGGTACGTATTCACTCATTCTGATCTTTCGCTATTcatattctgattctcatatgtgcatgatagttccgggtattcaCTGTTTTTCCTAATCGATTGTCATGtctgcttcattttattagtagagacctattttaggggcttagaggggtgctacggtctttaccgtaccttcccgacaagtaacctaacccccgaacccgatccggtttttcgcagaccgtcttttccaaaatatggagtcacatttagggtttttctttcttattttgtttacccttttaaaaataaaacaaaaataagtgacgactccaagtcatttttcttaatcaataatcaaatcatttttccaaaataagaaaatcgagctcgccattcgagtgggaaacgcattgagccgaaatgcggggtccacagtaatattattttatcgattaaaagaagaaaaagtaaaattaaagtGCTTAGGAAAACATGGAAGACATTTTAATGGATGGTTATGATCTCTTTGTCTTGGGTCCTTTGGCCATCTTGACTACTTACCTTATTATTAAATACTTTCTATATTTAGGTAATAATTTTACTCTTTTCTTATTCATTAGATacgaatttatttttaaaattttatttctcttaagaTAATTTCAGACTTTATCTCCTCGAATTgatcaaatttaatataaatatgtaaagtCAAGTAGCAATAGGAATAATATTAGTAGGAtcaataatatgaaaaatatatattaatgtcatgaataataatattaataatagtattaatatttaattataataatataacaaataaagcataaaaggtaaaaaattaaagttgtaaCCAGGAGAAGTGGTGTCTGTGCATCCACGTGATTAATTCAAATGAAGCCATACGacttaaatctttctaaaatcattgatGGGGTATGGATTTAGAATTTTCTGTTTTCCCATCCGTTTTTTTGACTTCCTGGGCCGTGGTTGAAATTGTCGACCACCACCCATACTTGGCCACAATCGAACTTAGATTGTTATATCAATTTTGAGAGGAAAAAGGGTGACGGTTGTTGTACTAACCTGACTATTTGGATCagaaattttgagagaaataggtgaaaaagaaaatgagtgggaaaaaaaaataaggaaaatttttaaataaataaatacatatcaGTAGTGCGCATTCTGAATTTTCAACTGTTGTTATGTTTTGTGGTGAATGTGAAGTCAAATTTTCGTGTCACGCATCTACCCAACCGGCATAATTAATCATCAAAACTGTAAGCCTAGAATATTGcctgaaaatgaattttcacTTTGTTGGATAAGTAAAGTCGAGTGACATCATCACTTAGCCTAGAGCAGAAGACATCTTAGCCAAGTAGTGAAACCTTGAAGCTATTGGACATTCCTTATAAGAAGGCATCAAAACGAGCAGAGGAACCAAGCTTCGATAGTGGTGATATAATGGCTGAAGAAGTGAAGCTAATTGGGATGTGGGTAAGCTCATTTAGTCTCAGAGTAGAGATTGCTCTGAAACTGAAAGGAGTCCAGTATGAGTACATTGAAGTTGATCTCACTAACAAGAGTCCTTTGCTTCTCAAATCTAACCCTGTTCACAAGAAGGTCCCTGTGCTCTTGCACAACGGGAAGCCCATCGCGGAATCACTCGTTATCCTCGAGTACATCGACGAGACCTGGAAAGACAATCCTATCTTGCCTCAGCACCCTTACGACAGAGCCATGGCACGTTTCTGGGCCAAATACATAGATGAAAAGGTATGTCTTTTCTCAAGTCTAGAGTTCACGTTCTGGGGACCTGCAACCCCAATTTCACACAGAAATTAATTGAATCTATTGAGTTTAGTGTGTGCCTGCACTGTGGAAAGCTTGTTGGTGCGAAGAGAAGGAACGAGAGAAGGCCGTGGAAGAAGCATGCGTGTGCCTGAAAACGCTAGAAAATGAGCTCAAGGATAAGAAGTTTTTTGGAGGAGAGAGTGTCGGATTTGTAGATATCGTTGCCAATTTCATAGGCTTTTGGGTTGGAGCTATTGGAGAAGCGGTTGGAGTGGAATTGCTGACAAGAGACAAATTTCCAATATTATGCAAATGGAGTGATGAGCACGTCGGGTGCCGGGTGATCAAGGAAAATCTGCCTTCCAAAGATAAGGTCGTGGCCTTTTATCGGACCCGGGTTGAAAGCGCCAGTTAATGCAAATGAATGGTTTATGGTCCATGGATGAGGTTATGCGGACTGCTGCTCATGGACACGAGTAACTTGACAGAAACCAGCCTTCTCCCATATGTTTGTGTGATGTGTTATGCCTCTGCTACTGTAATACGTTGTATACTTGTTTTTGGCGTGTAATAAGCAGTCGATTGTCGTTTTGGATGAACCGGCAAACGTGGTAGACTATAAAGTCTGTACACCTTTTCCACTCCTCGCTTTGTGAGAATAAAGGGTGTTGAGTCAAATATTGAGAGTGTGAGCTTGAATAGGGAAACAATAAAGCCCTTCCTGCTTGCTTAATTTGCGTATGGTTTCTAAGCTGAACATGTAATCCTAGAGCCGTTATTTAACTCTCTTACTAACAAAAAGACAACATTACACCCCGTCAATCGGTCATAAAtgacatatttattttctttattcatcATGCGATCATGCTATTccattcctttttcctttttaagtgGATTAGCCAGAGACCttggaaataaatttcaaacAACTTCCCCTTGAGGAGGCAGAAGTAGGGGGATTTTGAATGTGATTAAGTGTAAACCTAACGGAAGAGTGTTGGCTGTGGAGAATAAACATTTTTACATTGCCTAAAGCAGGACAGAGGTACGGATATATACTAAAACACAAGGAGTTAGGAATTCCCAACTCGACCTTTGGTTGGATTTGGAATGGATTGAACATATCGATAAATAGTTAGATGTAAGTCAACTTTCTAACCACCCAAACCAATCAAGTTGCAGCCGAAAGAATGAATTTCCttctaaatatttaaatatgaacaAAACACTTGAAATCGATATACTAAAACATATCGATAAATTTCTGACTATCATTTTACTCCGCAATGCAAAGCCTATTGCGAAGTCTATTGTTATCCTGTAATATATGGAAGAAACCATCTTGCCTGAAGGTCCCTACCCGCGAGCCATAGCACATTTATGTGCTAAATTCGCATATGAGAAGGTGCACGTATCATTGTCTCCTATCCTTCCTAAAATCCCGTCTTTTGGGGCTGCATCTCCCACAAAAACTAATTGAATCTATTGATTTGTTTAGCGTTTACCTGCACTCTTGAACGCATTTTTATCAGAAGAGAAGGAACGAGAGAAGACCATTGTAGGAGTCGgtttataaaaagaataaaaaatgaaatgaaaaaatataacatgttttgatatttgatatttcttcaaaataaaaattatatcaattgcatCATAATATTTGCTAGTAAAAAGAGTATGAAACTTCTCGCATGTttagtattatttaaaaatcattttgcaATTTATAATTTGGTAATtagttttttatctctttattaataatatttatgattaaaatatttagaatatataaataaaaaatattataatatatatatatatatatattatataggcatattttagttcttttttgaactatgaattttgattttaattaaaattaattgtttgGAAAAATGAGTAAtgtagaaatttgaaaattaaaataaatatattttataaataattaaaatattataattttgtataacttattttattaaatatgcaCAAAAGGCAAACCCTTTGCTCTGAAACTGAAAGAAGTCCGGTATATGAGTACATTAAAGATGTTGTGAGTAAGAAGATTCCTTCGCCTTTCAATTCTGACCCTGTTTACAGGAAGATCTCAGTGCTCTTAAAAGTTACAAAACGGAAAGCCCGAATTGCTTTCATTCTGGAATTCAAGTTCTTAAGATGAAATCATGAAAAGGTAAGCATGAACATTTTGtcaagtatgtttggtaaaccTCTATTAACATTGGGTCCTGGTTGGACATGCCAGTATTTATCTATCATGCAGGTCCGATTTGCCTTAAGGAGTGGGTTTCCCATTTGGTTGATGCCACGATTTGAGCTGAAGATTTTAATGCAGGTTTGACCCAGTTGGATACTTTGGGCCTAGACCTGGTCTGACTCATTCAAACCGAtttttgttacttttttttttgtttttccatgtttGTTTAAGGTGGATATCACGTTTGTGCCTGCCTGCCTGccattcaaattcttcaatgCGTTTGTCTCATGGCAAATGCCCCATCTATGCGCCAGTACCTTCATATCCTTTGTAATTATATGACCAATCTATTgagaaacgaaaaaaaaaaaaagaagaagaagaaggagagaTAGATAGACTGATCCAgtctcttgttttattttttgttcttgccCGCTCGAGAGAAGGCCATAGATGAAGCATGTGAGAATCTGAAATCATTCAAAAATGAGGTGAGGAACAAGAGGCTTCTTGAGAGGAGAAACAATTGGACTGGTAGATATTGGCACGTTGCTGCCAACATCATAGTCTCTTGGATTGCAGGAGGCATTCAAGAATTAGTTGGAATATCAAAGTCTCTTGGATTGCAGGAGGCATTCTTCAAGAATTAGTTGGAATATCATAGTCTCTTGGATTGCAGGAGGCATTCAAGAATTAGTTGGAATAGAATTGCTGACTAGTGAAAGGAGGCATTCAAGAATTAGTTGGAATAGAATTGCTGACTAGTGAAGCCAGCTTTTCCGATTTGATGTAGATGGATTGATGAATTTGTCAGCTGCAGTGATATCAACGAAAATCTGCCACCCAAAGATAAACTAATGCTGCCAAATAATTGGCTTACCCATGAGTTGTGCTACAATGGTCATGGCCCCTTAAAAGTGATGCAAAGTAAATTTTTGTTGCCAAGTTTATTTTGAGCTCTGTTGAATGTGACCAAGGGCTAatgctttttgtttttcattttggaTTAGCATTCCCACATCCAAAGCTACCGTAGCCCTTTTGAACTTGATTTATGTTGCTTTTCCAAGACCATCATCTCAGCTATATATCTAATCCTAGGGCCATAAATTCAACTTCTTATCTATGCTAATTCGTTTACACCCTTCAATTAGTCGTCTTCCGGTTCCTTGGTATTGCTCAACGCTCCTCCATCATAGGAGATGGCTTGACCTTGTTGTTATCTCAACCATGGATTAGATGGTCTTTGGAGGTTGATCAAAATTAGAGCTTGATACTATATTCTTAAGATAAATTTCACCCTACTCAAGTGATTGTCTTTTAAGATACaatgatcatttttttattatagtaaCACTtcaaattataagaaataacGAATTAATTAGTGATTTATACTCGtttaaatgtaaaataaataaataaattataattaaacttGAAACTAAGAAGAACttgaaagtttaaaaaattagaaaggagaaaaagttgggaaaattgatgaatgagtaaatgaatcaaaaaatacaaaggaaaggCTTATTTATAGATTTTATTGGTGAGTATTAGAAGAGATGTGTCTTTTAAGACACTAAACACTTCCTTTGGACGAGTATATCTTTAAAATACAAAACacattatttaaaacaaattgtGTCTattaaaaatcaacatattttccaagaaaaaaataagtctCAATTTCATTCACCAATATATAAATTCCAACAATTGTTACCATCTTCTTTAAGATTATTAGACTCTTCTCATTACTTATGTTATTGGATTGATCAAGATCAAATGCAAGAAGTAATAGAATGACTTACCCTATTTCATTCCTGACGAAGAGAATATATTATACTATTTCCTGTATATTTAATacattaaaagcaaatataatattattttattgattaaaagaagagaaaataaaattaaagtgaCATTAAAGTGCTTACGAGGACAATGACTCAGCATGCCTACTATAATTGATGTATCAATTAATGTATAGATATTATTGTTAAATtgtcttttaatatttttcctattaaaatatatatttatatgaattttgtgttattataaagagaatatatatatatattataattatgtaattatttttttatataaaacatcTTTGTATGATTTATTTTGACTCATGGTTataatttttctgttttttgttttaatatataatttttgtcGTCTTAACCATtaaatactttctaaatttattcctttaaacaggtttattttatatttttaaaaatcaatttacaaatttaaaatttaaaataataaaaatttatgattgATTTTTCGAGATAAATATAAGTTTATATGTAATacaaaagttattattattttctaattttgaaaataaaaaattgaaaatataggaCACTAAATATTGTCGCATTACGTCACTAAAGTCAGTCAGGTGAGGAACGGCGAATGAAGTGAAACTACTTCGAGTGTGCGCAACGGCAAACCCTTTTAGCCGCAGGTTAGAGGTTGCTCTGAAACTGAAAGGACTCCAGCATATGAGTGTACATTAAAGAAGTTGTGAGTAAGAAGAGTGCTTTGTTTTTCAATTCTGACCCTGTTTACAAAAGATGTCAGTGCTCTTACAAAACGGAAAGCCGGAATTGCTTGTCATCCTGGAATACAAGTTCCGAATATAACCAAGAGAGACAGACTGATCCAGTCTCTTGTTTAATTTGTAGTTCTTGCTCGCTCGAGAGAAGGCCACAGAAGAACCAAGTGAGAGTctcaaatcattcaaaaatgAAGTGAAGAACAATAGAATCGCTGACTGAAGCCAGCTTTTCCGATGCGATGCAGATGGATTGATGAATTTGTCAGCTGCAGTGTTATCAACGAAAATCTGCCTCCCAAAGACAAACTAATGGGCTTTGTCCCACCTTGCTTTGGAAGTACTAACGCTGCCAAATAATTGGCTTACGCAATAGTTGTGCTACAACGGTCATGGCCCCTTAAAAAGTGAAGCAAAGTAAATTTTTGTTGTCAAGTTTATTTTGAGTTCCGAATTGTCGGTTGAATGTGACCAAGGcctaatttttttggttttcatttaGGATTAGTATTCCGACATCCAAAGCTATCGTAGCCCTTTGGAACTTGATTTATATGGCTTTTCCAAGCTTGACCATTATCCTCGGGTATACATCTAATCCTAGAGCCATAAATTCAAGTTCTTATCCATGGTAATTCGTTCAGACCAATCAACTAGTTGCCATCACGTTCTTAGGGATTGTTCAACTCTCCTCCATCGTAGGAGAAGGCTTGACTTGTCGCCACCACGTTCTTTGAGATTGTTTGACTCTTCT includes the following:
- the LOC100264838 gene encoding probable glutathione S-transferase — its product is MAEEVKLIGMWVSSFSLRVEIALKLKGVQYEYIEVDLTNKSPLLLKSNPVHKKVPVLLHNGKPIAESLVILEYIDETWKDNPILPQHPYDRAMARFWAKYIDEKCVPALWKACWCEEKEREKAVEEACVCLKTLENELKDKKFFGGESVGFVDIVANFIGFWVGAIGEAVGVELLTRDKFPILCKWSDEHVGCRVIKENLPSKDKVVAFYRTRVESAS